gatatatatgtatatatagttgatttatttatttattttcacattcTAAAGTGAGTGAAAAGCTCATTATTAGTATTGCATCTAAAGAGACCAGAAAATGATAAAGCTCATACATATATACAAAGAAATACCCGCGCTTACCTTGACTCCATAGACAATATTAAAAGCTGCAAGAGGCAATATACACCCCTGGTGGTGTGATTTTGCTATTACAAAGCATAGGTTGATAGCTAGTATGCCTCTGCTGTGCTACTTAGATATATGCTTGTGGTATTAGCCCGAAAATGGATATTGGTAGCAATTCACACCAGCTACAATGAGTTCAGCGGGTTACCAGAATGGAAATAAGACAGCACCAAAGTGTGCACAAGGGAAAAAGTAATGAGTGCACTATAAATTGGGGCGTGTTAACATGCTACCCACTGGTTAAGGTTATGTCAATACcaataataatttaaataataatttttatttatatagcgccaacgtattccgcagcactttacaattaagcggggacatgtacagacaataaattcaatacaagttaagacaatttaaacagtgacattaggagtgaggtccctgctcgcaagcttacaatctacaaggccaATAGGTCATATACAGGTGAATGTAAACCACATTAAATGATTTGTCAAGAACTATTGGATATAATCAGCCATGTTTTATAAACACATACTTATGGCCATATGTGGTAGTATCAAACAATTAACTTCATATATCTATAAACAGTATCGTTAAACACCACTTTATAAAAGATTTGTGTATACTTTGTAGCCGGTTTGTCAATGTATAGCATGCACAAATGCTTTACAATTGATTGATTGCATACATAAAATACGCAAGTCCAAATAGCTGAGGGTTATTTAGCTTGCTCaaatccaaaatatatatatagacatgTCCATATGTAAGTCTATATTATCCAATTCTATGTTGCTAGTGAGCATAAGGAACTGAGGTCCACATGCAAATATAATGGATACCTTGAAATGCCGAAAGCGATCTGTGCTGTGTGTCCTCCGTTGTTGGAAAAAGTCTAAGACAATCCAGGAAGATGGCGGCAAAGCTATCAGGGAGTCCCAGCCAGTGACTCACCTGACGCAGTGAGGCCGCGTGTAACGTCACTATGTAGCTCATGAACGGTGACCtggagcagtgattttcaaccagtgttcacatgacacatggtcgggtgtgccgcggggaaagttccccaaactatggtgccccctcctttctgccctgatctcctgtccgctcccctcctccctcctgtccgctcccccggtcctctgattctcccccccccccccgtgttccgatcccacccccccatacttacctagctccgatgtccctcccggtgtccggccgtcttctccatgggcgccgccatcttggaaaatggcgggcgcatgcgcagtgcccccgccgaatctgccggacggcagattcgtccctatacattttggtcgctgtgataagttctatcacagcgatcaaaataaaaaaaattgtaaataaacccccccctttatcacccccataggtagggagaataataaaatacagaaaatataattatttttgtttttccattagggttaggggtagggttaggggtagggttagggttcacttagggttgcacttagggttgcacttagggttagggttgcacttagggctagggttgcacttagggttgcacttagggctagggttgcacttagggttgcacttagggctagggttgcacttagggctagggttagaattagggttagggttagaattagggttagaattagggttgcaattagggttagggttggaattagggttagaattaggctatgtgcacacggtgcggatttggctgcggatccgcagcggattggtcgctgccgattcgtatcagttttccatcacgtttacagtaccacgtaaatctatggaaaaccaaatccgctgtgaacatggtgcggaaaatacagcgcggaaacgctgtatattcacactgagtgagtataaatacatttagaatctatattattaactatatgtagaatatgaactgattttgtgccattttggttggtggtgtgccccgggattttttaagtataaaaagtgtgccgcggctcaaaaaaggttgaaaatcactgacctGGAGGGGCCGTAGTTTCCCTTACGTGTTTCAGAGATGTAGCGATCTCCTTCATCAGAGGGTGTTAATAAACACTTTCTTTGCATAAAAATAAACATTGCAGTATTCCTGTAAAaaacattaactttttgatataaATCGCAGTATATGTTTATCTTTTAGGAAGTGTTGAAATATTTTGACTTAATTTCTGGTATACATGTGCTGAAACCGCAGTATGAAGGATAATTAGTAAATTTGAAATAGTATATTGGCGTTGTCCTATTAATTAAGGAAATTATGAATGTTCACTCTCTTACTTCTAAGACTGAATAACTATTGCTGACAACATGtaatgtaatatatattttttttcatattgcaGATTTAGTTGCTATTGGTTCCCAAAGTTGCGTTGATACTGTTAAAGGTGTCAAGAGGAAAAAAATTGTCacagaaaatcatttgaagaaaataCCGAAGTCTCCACTAAGAAATGTTTCTAAGGAGAAACAGGGACATGATTTAGAAGTCTGCACATCACAAAGCACTAGTCCATCAGGGTCTATTCAATCAAAAGTAAAGGAACTCCTTACCCATAAACAAAACAGCAAGGAGGGCAAAGGGACAAGTGCTGGGCTCAATGATCAGACTGCAAAGTCTGCCATTTCAATGCAGGCTAGAAAACTCGGTGTTCCGCTGGATTTATGTAACGGAAGAAGTGAAAGCTACAACTTTGATAGTAAAATGACTTTGTTAAAAGAAAGCTCTACTTCTAGTTCAATACAAGTCAGTATGAAAAgtgcaaatattgactgtgagaatatTAGTAAGCACTACTTGTGTGCAAATTCTGCTTTTGATGTCTTATTAAAGGCTATGGAGCCAGAACTAAACACTTTGGATCAATCCCGGGCTCCTTGTGGTACACAAACTGAAAAACAGGGACATAAGAGTGAATCACCTTCCGTATCATATTCATCTTTAAGTCCAGCATCATCTTCTGAAAGGGAAACAAATGCTAGGTATTTCCATCATCATCGAACTGCTCAGTTTGGACAACCTTGTACAACGGCCAAGGAATCCCCACACACCCAGGTTCATTCAGGTTGTGAGGAAGGACAATTTCAAAAGCGGCAACCTCCAACCTGTCACAATTACTCTAGTGTTCTAGATGTTACTAAACAACAGGTTTACCATGTAGCTGTAACTTCTTCAATAGTAAATTCTCCTTCTGCAGTAACTCAGGTTATTTCATTGCCAGGAAGTTCTTCTCTAGCTAGTCCTTCAAATTGTTCTCTAAGTAATACATATAATGTAACTCAAGTTGCTTCACTTATCACAGGGGAGCAAATGTGCAATATAGTATTGAAGGATCAAAAACCTAAAAAACAAGGTAAATATATATGTGAATATTGTAACAGGGCTTGTGCAAAACCCAGTGTCCTCCTTAAACACATACGTTCACATACTGGGGAACGCCCATACCCTTGTGTGACATGTGGATTTTCATTCAAGACAAAAAGCAATCTGTACAAGCACAAAAAGTCTCATGCTCACGCTATTAAGCTTGGACGAGGTAGGAATACAGAAACTGGAGGCATGCTCCTTTCACAAGATTCTGAAAAAGCACTTTTTATTAGTTCAGATGTAGATGAAAGTGGAGAAAGTGATGAAGAGTATACGTCAGAAGAGAGACAAGATGAGTTCCAAGAAAGTATAAAAATGTCATCTGAATCTGACACCAATAGAGAAAAAGAAGAACTGTGTTCCTCAAACAGCCCTGTAGTAATGGTTCAAGACAATACGTTGCAAGAGAAACCTATGGAAGTAAAACCAGCCGAATTGCCAAAAGTTGTTGTTTATCCAGTTAGTGTCTCTCCATTAAGAGCTGACAGCCCTAAAGTTTTAGAATCTACTTCTGAACAATTTATAGCACAAATTCCAGAACTAAAAATACAAAATAAGACTCCAAATGTTTTGCGAATGTGCTCATTAAGTGAAGTAGAGCAATCATCTCATAAAATGTGTGAACTAATTCAAGCCGAAAGTAAACAGTCAACTAACATAAATGTTCATGCACAGCTGCAGAGGCAGCAAGCCACAGATTGCTCTCAAGAGCAACAGAGCAAATGTCTTTTGAGCCCTAGAAGTTTGGGAAGCACTGACTCTGGTTATTTTTCCCGGTCAGACAGTGCAGGCGAAGCAATGACCTCACCATCCCCTTTCATAAAACTTCTTCCCTCATCTGAGAAAGACTTTTCCAAAAATATAAGTTCCTTGGCACATACTAatgtcataggagcagtattggtaCAACCATGTATGGAGAAGCCACCTGTTTCTTCAGGAATAATGAGACCACCATTGGGAACAAAAACTCTTGAAGAGCGTATTTCAAAGTTAATATCAGACAACGAAGCTGTAGTTGATGACAAACAATTAGACAGTGTAAAGCCAAGGCGAACATCATTATCTAGAAGAGGCAGCATAGATTCACCAAAGTCTTATATCTTTAAAGATTCCTTCCAGTTTGATCTGAAACCTGCAGGAAGGCGCACTAGCTCGAGTTCAGATATACCAAAGTCCCCATTCACGCCAACTGAAAAGTCAAAGCAAGTTTTTTTCCTTTCAGTTCCAACACAATATCCTTCTATTGACTGTTTGCCAATAACCAGAAGCAATTCAATGCCCACAACTGGGTATTCAGCCATTCCACCAGTAATTCCAGCCTCTCATCCTCTGAGAGGTAGTCAATCATTTGATGACAAAATAGGTTCTCTTTGTGATGATGTGTTTGTTTCAGGACCATCTACACCTCAACATACTGTCCATCCTCGTACACTTGTTCGACAGGCGGCTGTTGAAGACTCAACCACTGAACACTGTGGCTTGGGGCCTGCCCGGTCAGTTGATGAAAGTTATCCTGGAAGTAAAGCTATACAGGATGCTTTGCTACCTAGAAGCAAATCATTTGTGCAAAGCACTAGTTTAGATAAAATTAAAAAATCCCATCAGGGTCGGGGTACGATGTATGAATGTGAAACATGCAGAAACAGATATAGAAAACAGGAAAACTATGAAAATCATAAGAAGTTTTACTGTTCTGAATTACATGGACCAAAGAGCAAAACAGCTGCTCGAGAAACTGATCATGGCACAGCAGCTAATAATGCCCAACCTCAAATATTTCATTATAGAGTTGCTAGTACGACTGGAACTCTGGAGCAGCCACTCCTTATCAGGAAACGGAGAAAAATGAAAAGTGTTGGGGAAGATGATGAACCCCAGCAAAGTGAATGTCGTTCGGTCCCAGAAAACATAGAAGCCCCAGCTAGTGTCAAAGCCTCATCCACAATTACCATATCTGGCTCACAGTCCTGTACTGTGTCAATGCTAAATCAACAAATGCAGTTAATATCACGGAGCACAGAGCCCAGTACTGATGTTAAGACATCTGCCATGGAAACAAAGACAAGTTTTGCTCTAAAGGAAAGTGTTGACCTTAAATGTCAAGGATCTGGGATTTCTGTAATTCAACACACTAATTCATTAAGCAGGCCAAGCTCCTTTGAGAAATCAGAGTCTGTCGAGCGCGTTTCATCTGTGCGATTGTGTGAAATTCAAAAAAAGAATGTGAAAAGTTCCTTAAATGCAGTGGGTGTCATTCAAGAAGATAGGACTATTGTTTCTTCTCAGATCACACCTAATGGATCACATGAAGTAACTAAACATGATACCAAAGGAAGTCATCAGGCTGTACTTGGAGAAAGAACTGCTGCTTCTCAATCACGTCTTGTACGCCAGCATAACATTCAGGTTCCAGAGATTTTGGTTACGGAAGAACcagataaaaatccagaaaatcaaactACTGATCCAGAAATTCAAGAAAAATTTACTTGGCCACAGCGGAGTGGGAGTCTTTCTAGTTTGCCAACAGAAAAGCTCCCTCCAAAAAAGAAGCGTATTCGACTTGCTGATCTTGATAACTCATCTGCTGAATCAAGTTTTGAATCCACTCTTTCAAGAAGTTTAAGTCGTGAGAGCAGCTTATCTCGTACATCAAGTTTTTCAGCTTCATTTGAAAAAGAAGAGTTTTCAAAATctgaaaatgtttcaaaaacagacaGCATAAATAAATCATCTGAATTTCTAACAATTCCTACTGGCTTAAATATATTTGGTGCTCCTAGGGAAATGAGAAGAGCTGCGTCTGAGCAAATAAGCTGTACACAATCATCCATGGAGGTCACAGACTACAGAAGTAAATCGTTTGATTGTGGAAGTATGTCTCGATCAAGATCTATGTCACCAATAAACATTGTGACTTCAAGATCCTCTCTTGTATGTAGCACAAGTAGTGGGCATGTTCCTCTGTTGGAAAGGAGAAGGGGACCACTTGCAAAACAAATATCTCTAAGTATCTCAGAAACAAGTATTTCTCCAGGTAAATCAAAAATTTCAGAAAATCCTACATTAACTCAACAAATAAACCGAACTCTAACAGA
This is a stretch of genomic DNA from Ranitomeya variabilis isolate aRanVar5 chromosome 6, aRanVar5.hap1, whole genome shotgun sequence. It encodes these proteins:
- the HIVEP1 gene encoding zinc finger protein 40 isoform X1 codes for the protein MPRTKQIHPRNLRDKIEEAQKKLNNPQEPQKDLVAIGSQSCVDTVKGVKRKKIVTENHLKKIPKSPLRNVSKEKQGHDLEVCTSQSTSPSGSIQSKVKELLTHKQNSKEGKGTSAGLNDQTAKSAISMQARKLGVPLDLCNGRSESYNFDSKMTLLKESSTSSSIQVSMKSANIDCENISKHYLCANSAFDVLLKAMEPELNTLDQSRAPCGTQTEKQGHKSESPSVSYSSLSPASSSERETNARYFHHHRTAQFGQPCTTAKESPHTQVHSGCEEGQFQKRQPPTCHNYSSVLDVTKQQVYHVAVTSSIVNSPSAVTQVISLPGSSSLASPSNCSLSNTYNVTQVASLITGEQMCNIVLKDQKPKKQGKYICEYCNRACAKPSVLLKHIRSHTGERPYPCVTCGFSFKTKSNLYKHKKSHAHAIKLGRGRNTETGGMLLSQDSEKALFISSDVDESGESDEEYTSEERQDEFQESIKMSSESDTNREKEELCSSNSPVVMVQDNTLQEKPMEVKPAELPKVVVYPVSVSPLRADSPKVLESTSEQFIAQIPELKIQNKTPNVLRMCSLSEVEQSSHKMCELIQAESKQSTNINVHAQLQRQQATDCSQEQQSKCLLSPRSLGSTDSGYFSRSDSAGEAMTSPSPFIKLLPSSEKDFSKNISSLAHTNVIGAVLVQPCMEKPPVSSGIMRPPLGTKTLEERISKLISDNEAVVDDKQLDSVKPRRTSLSRRGSIDSPKSYIFKDSFQFDLKPAGRRTSSSSDIPKSPFTPTEKSKQVFFLSVPTQYPSIDCLPITRSNSMPTTGYSAIPPVIPASHPLRGSQSFDDKIGSLCDDVFVSGPSTPQHTVHPRTLVRQAAVEDSTTEHCGLGPARSVDESYPGSKAIQDALLPRSKSFVQSTSLDKIKKSHQGRGTMYECETCRNRYRKQENYENHKKFYCSELHGPKSKTAARETDHGTAANNAQPQIFHYRVASTTGTLEQPLLIRKRRKMKSVGEDDEPQQSECRSVPENIEAPASVKASSTITISGSQSCTVSMLNQQMQLISRSTEPSTDVKTSAMETKTSFALKESVDLKCQGSGISVIQHTNSLSRPSSFEKSESVERVSSVRLCEIQKKNVKSSLNAVGVIQEDRTIVSSQITPNGSHEVTKHDTKGSHQAVLGERTAASQSRLVRQHNIQVPEILVTEEPDKNPENQTTDPEIQEKFTWPQRSGSLSSLPTEKLPPKKKRIRLADLDNSSAESSFESTLSRSLSRESSLSRTSSFSASFEKEEFSKSENVSKTDSINKSSEFLTIPTGLNIFGAPREMRRAASEQISCTQSSMEVTDYRSKSFDCGSMSRSRSMSPINIVTSRSSLVCSTSSGHVPLLERRRGPLAKQISLSISETSISPGKSKISENPTLTQQINRTLTEVNVCSKENNRHTHVYDQQLEKSKLTNVSDSRGSVNASKTTLFKTDFPNGMQSKTNGDNKEKHMLPNKKYECKPNFAPKYQLECLKAQESQSYSIKPVTIILPNSPFGDSSITSQNLQTDVKDGLSNVSQTFQKQNQVYCNYQSSQSVFVPVHNYSSSLYYGYSAITSLPEILVTQDKGNSIVCKANSTPVSETIDPLFMPKSQEDHSRSLMGSVKNFENCLPRSVPQKLPAVGLFPHPETSASSKRMLSPANSLDIAMEKQQKRVKDESGAACNTNNQNVHLLTMKAAEHVKQRKPMLVRQFCTTDPGESLDHDISQVTCIPENHSPGAHLAKFQSSTNSASDGKGIEDYEKIQSLEACPTVRMSPEPSPLNTLSSSLKPTYSNQERRSPVSSKTIHIQGQVKLSSAISVVNAGDMHRLSFPSLKTSTSFTWCYLLKRKPIAFPQNDQKTSAYASWTISSNNPNPLNLPTKAALSLLNSKQKGEKFIFTLVKNSHQKHDTLVYSSKWKSNSKKSSHHKACNPMDEPKSIDASSDQDKEPFQNRSEPRRVKIFDGGFKSNEEYVYVRGRGRGKYICEECGIRCKKPSMLKKHIRTHTDVRPYHCNYCNFSFKTKGNLTKHMKSKAHSKKCMDMGIAVCPGDDQDTDDSGERQRYSGERSGFDGDDSDGAEDDDNDNEDEDEDSQAESVLSATPSVTASPQHYPFRNSQQEASSTDEDCRVAHSFPQDNSMDILPKALITKMSALTTATICKPESHEEKQNEGLQDAVLPQSEASSPISLCHQMSVDYPDVEDGPDGTVESKNLPASHDPHHVNIPSSPVNRSTQTMDSSAIGSNHTTQHPAQITTAQTHLFSHLPLHSQQPVRSPYSMIPVGGIQLVPAGLTAYSTFVPFPTGQVQLTIPAVGVIHRTTGPHSDKPAEVPNTQSPIGVAEVNGVLPCIPIGQVNVPGLSASGLQPIQPLSMEAVNILGLSNPNITPQIHSSGLTLNAVGLQVLATSPGSQSNTSPQAHIPGLQILNIALPTLIPSISPLSVDGQGVPDRSPSCSTAPCQGLANIPGTDAKIIKPSESLQVASKMQESPKASGEATIIEERATTCGSSTEIDSQLKQGPHVTTSQIKTSVKPDLSLKIHSPPLKRLSIGHALPPLRHQRRTELVSRQNTVQLSDSSSDDDEGRLVIAT
- the HIVEP1 gene encoding zinc finger protein 40 isoform X2 codes for the protein MVDLVAIGSQSCVDTVKGVKRKKIVTENHLKKIPKSPLRNVSKEKQGHDLEVCTSQSTSPSGSIQSKVKELLTHKQNSKEGKGTSAGLNDQTAKSAISMQARKLGVPLDLCNGRSESYNFDSKMTLLKESSTSSSIQVSMKSANIDCENISKHYLCANSAFDVLLKAMEPELNTLDQSRAPCGTQTEKQGHKSESPSVSYSSLSPASSSERETNARYFHHHRTAQFGQPCTTAKESPHTQVHSGCEEGQFQKRQPPTCHNYSSVLDVTKQQVYHVAVTSSIVNSPSAVTQVISLPGSSSLASPSNCSLSNTYNVTQVASLITGEQMCNIVLKDQKPKKQGKYICEYCNRACAKPSVLLKHIRSHTGERPYPCVTCGFSFKTKSNLYKHKKSHAHAIKLGRGRNTETGGMLLSQDSEKALFISSDVDESGESDEEYTSEERQDEFQESIKMSSESDTNREKEELCSSNSPVVMVQDNTLQEKPMEVKPAELPKVVVYPVSVSPLRADSPKVLESTSEQFIAQIPELKIQNKTPNVLRMCSLSEVEQSSHKMCELIQAESKQSTNINVHAQLQRQQATDCSQEQQSKCLLSPRSLGSTDSGYFSRSDSAGEAMTSPSPFIKLLPSSEKDFSKNISSLAHTNVIGAVLVQPCMEKPPVSSGIMRPPLGTKTLEERISKLISDNEAVVDDKQLDSVKPRRTSLSRRGSIDSPKSYIFKDSFQFDLKPAGRRTSSSSDIPKSPFTPTEKSKQVFFLSVPTQYPSIDCLPITRSNSMPTTGYSAIPPVIPASHPLRGSQSFDDKIGSLCDDVFVSGPSTPQHTVHPRTLVRQAAVEDSTTEHCGLGPARSVDESYPGSKAIQDALLPRSKSFVQSTSLDKIKKSHQGRGTMYECETCRNRYRKQENYENHKKFYCSELHGPKSKTAARETDHGTAANNAQPQIFHYRVASTTGTLEQPLLIRKRRKMKSVGEDDEPQQSECRSVPENIEAPASVKASSTITISGSQSCTVSMLNQQMQLISRSTEPSTDVKTSAMETKTSFALKESVDLKCQGSGISVIQHTNSLSRPSSFEKSESVERVSSVRLCEIQKKNVKSSLNAVGVIQEDRTIVSSQITPNGSHEVTKHDTKGSHQAVLGERTAASQSRLVRQHNIQVPEILVTEEPDKNPENQTTDPEIQEKFTWPQRSGSLSSLPTEKLPPKKKRIRLADLDNSSAESSFESTLSRSLSRESSLSRTSSFSASFEKEEFSKSENVSKTDSINKSSEFLTIPTGLNIFGAPREMRRAASEQISCTQSSMEVTDYRSKSFDCGSMSRSRSMSPINIVTSRSSLVCSTSSGHVPLLERRRGPLAKQISLSISETSISPGKSKISENPTLTQQINRTLTEVNVCSKENNRHTHVYDQQLEKSKLTNVSDSRGSVNASKTTLFKTDFPNGMQSKTNGDNKEKHMLPNKKYECKPNFAPKYQLECLKAQESQSYSIKPVTIILPNSPFGDSSITSQNLQTDVKDGLSNVSQTFQKQNQVYCNYQSSQSVFVPVHNYSSSLYYGYSAITSLPEILVTQDKGNSIVCKANSTPVSETIDPLFMPKSQEDHSRSLMGSVKNFENCLPRSVPQKLPAVGLFPHPETSASSKRMLSPANSLDIAMEKQQKRVKDESGAACNTNNQNVHLLTMKAAEHVKQRKPMLVRQFCTTDPGESLDHDISQVTCIPENHSPGAHLAKFQSSTNSASDGKGIEDYEKIQSLEACPTVRMSPEPSPLNTLSSSLKPTYSNQERRSPVSSKTIHIQGQVKLSSAISVVNAGDMHRLSFPSLKTSTSFTWCYLLKRKPIAFPQNDQKTSAYASWTISSNNPNPLNLPTKAALSLLNSKQKGEKFIFTLVKNSHQKHDTLVYSSKWKSNSKKSSHHKACNPMDEPKSIDASSDQDKEPFQNRSEPRRVKIFDGGFKSNEEYVYVRGRGRGKYICEECGIRCKKPSMLKKHIRTHTDVRPYHCNYCNFSFKTKGNLTKHMKSKAHSKKCMDMGIAVCPGDDQDTDDSGERQRYSGERSGFDGDDSDGAEDDDNDNEDEDEDSQAESVLSATPSVTASPQHYPFRNSQQEASSTDEDCRVAHSFPQDNSMDILPKALITKMSALTTATICKPESHEEKQNEGLQDAVLPQSEASSPISLCHQMSVDYPDVEDGPDGTVESKNLPASHDPHHVNIPSSPVNRSTQTMDSSAIGSNHTTQHPAQITTAQTHLFSHLPLHSQQPVRSPYSMIPVGGIQLVPAGLTAYSTFVPFPTGQVQLTIPAVGVIHRTTGPHSDKPAEVPNTQSPIGVAEVNGVLPCIPIGQVNVPGLSASGLQPIQPLSMEAVNILGLSNPNITPQIHSSGLTLNAVGLQVLATSPGSQSNTSPQAHIPGLQILNIALPTLIPSISPLSVDGQGVPDRSPSCSTAPCQGLANIPGTDAKIIKPSESLQVASKMQESPKASGEATIIEERATTCGSSTEIDSQLKQGPHVTTSQIKTSVKPDLSLKIHSPPLKRLSIGHALPPLRHQRRTELVSRQNTVQLSDSSSDDDEGRLVIAT
- the HIVEP1 gene encoding zinc finger protein 40 isoform X3 encodes the protein MQARKLGVPLDLCNGRSESYNFDSKMTLLKESSTSSSIQVSMKSANIDCENISKHYLCANSAFDVLLKAMEPELNTLDQSRAPCGTQTEKQGHKSESPSVSYSSLSPASSSERETNARYFHHHRTAQFGQPCTTAKESPHTQVHSGCEEGQFQKRQPPTCHNYSSVLDVTKQQVYHVAVTSSIVNSPSAVTQVISLPGSSSLASPSNCSLSNTYNVTQVASLITGEQMCNIVLKDQKPKKQGKYICEYCNRACAKPSVLLKHIRSHTGERPYPCVTCGFSFKTKSNLYKHKKSHAHAIKLGRGRNTETGGMLLSQDSEKALFISSDVDESGESDEEYTSEERQDEFQESIKMSSESDTNREKEELCSSNSPVVMVQDNTLQEKPMEVKPAELPKVVVYPVSVSPLRADSPKVLESTSEQFIAQIPELKIQNKTPNVLRMCSLSEVEQSSHKMCELIQAESKQSTNINVHAQLQRQQATDCSQEQQSKCLLSPRSLGSTDSGYFSRSDSAGEAMTSPSPFIKLLPSSEKDFSKNISSLAHTNVIGAVLVQPCMEKPPVSSGIMRPPLGTKTLEERISKLISDNEAVVDDKQLDSVKPRRTSLSRRGSIDSPKSYIFKDSFQFDLKPAGRRTSSSSDIPKSPFTPTEKSKQVFFLSVPTQYPSIDCLPITRSNSMPTTGYSAIPPVIPASHPLRGSQSFDDKIGSLCDDVFVSGPSTPQHTVHPRTLVRQAAVEDSTTEHCGLGPARSVDESYPGSKAIQDALLPRSKSFVQSTSLDKIKKSHQGRGTMYECETCRNRYRKQENYENHKKFYCSELHGPKSKTAARETDHGTAANNAQPQIFHYRVASTTGTLEQPLLIRKRRKMKSVGEDDEPQQSECRSVPENIEAPASVKASSTITISGSQSCTVSMLNQQMQLISRSTEPSTDVKTSAMETKTSFALKESVDLKCQGSGISVIQHTNSLSRPSSFEKSESVERVSSVRLCEIQKKNVKSSLNAVGVIQEDRTIVSSQITPNGSHEVTKHDTKGSHQAVLGERTAASQSRLVRQHNIQVPEILVTEEPDKNPENQTTDPEIQEKFTWPQRSGSLSSLPTEKLPPKKKRIRLADLDNSSAESSFESTLSRSLSRESSLSRTSSFSASFEKEEFSKSENVSKTDSINKSSEFLTIPTGLNIFGAPREMRRAASEQISCTQSSMEVTDYRSKSFDCGSMSRSRSMSPINIVTSRSSLVCSTSSGHVPLLERRRGPLAKQISLSISETSISPGKSKISENPTLTQQINRTLTEVNVCSKENNRHTHVYDQQLEKSKLTNVSDSRGSVNASKTTLFKTDFPNGMQSKTNGDNKEKHMLPNKKYECKPNFAPKYQLECLKAQESQSYSIKPVTIILPNSPFGDSSITSQNLQTDVKDGLSNVSQTFQKQNQVYCNYQSSQSVFVPVHNYSSSLYYGYSAITSLPEILVTQDKGNSIVCKANSTPVSETIDPLFMPKSQEDHSRSLMGSVKNFENCLPRSVPQKLPAVGLFPHPETSASSKRMLSPANSLDIAMEKQQKRVKDESGAACNTNNQNVHLLTMKAAEHVKQRKPMLVRQFCTTDPGESLDHDISQVTCIPENHSPGAHLAKFQSSTNSASDGKGIEDYEKIQSLEACPTVRMSPEPSPLNTLSSSLKPTYSNQERRSPVSSKTIHIQGQVKLSSAISVVNAGDMHRLSFPSLKTSTSFTWCYLLKRKPIAFPQNDQKTSAYASWTISSNNPNPLNLPTKAALSLLNSKQKGEKFIFTLVKNSHQKHDTLVYSSKWKSNSKKSSHHKACNPMDEPKSIDASSDQDKEPFQNRSEPRRVKIFDGGFKSNEEYVYVRGRGRGKYICEECGIRCKKPSMLKKHIRTHTDVRPYHCNYCNFSFKTKGNLTKHMKSKAHSKKCMDMGIAVCPGDDQDTDDSGERQRYSGERSGFDGDDSDGAEDDDNDNEDEDEDSQAESVLSATPSVTASPQHYPFRNSQQEASSTDEDCRVAHSFPQDNSMDILPKALITKMSALTTATICKPESHEEKQNEGLQDAVLPQSEASSPISLCHQMSVDYPDVEDGPDGTVESKNLPASHDPHHVNIPSSPVNRSTQTMDSSAIGSNHTTQHPAQITTAQTHLFSHLPLHSQQPVRSPYSMIPVGGIQLVPAGLTAYSTFVPFPTGQVQLTIPAVGVIHRTTGPHSDKPAEVPNTQSPIGVAEVNGVLPCIPIGQVNVPGLSASGLQPIQPLSMEAVNILGLSNPNITPQIHSSGLTLNAVGLQVLATSPGSQSNTSPQAHIPGLQILNIALPTLIPSISPLSVDGQGVPDRSPSCSTAPCQGLANIPGTDAKIIKPSESLQVASKMQESPKASGEATIIEERATTCGSSTEIDSQLKQGPHVTTSQIKTSVKPDLSLKIHSPPLKRLSIGHALPPLRHQRRTELVSRQNTVQLSDSSSDDDEGRLVIAT